A window of Lytechinus pictus isolate F3 Inbred chromosome 7, Lp3.0, whole genome shotgun sequence contains these coding sequences:
- the LOC129264376 gene encoding cilia- and flagella-associated protein 61-like, with product MGFNKKKLSKYVKIANGSKVPYDHLIITTGQQYQVSCPTGADVGKLVTNKEVPNNPDRRYVGPKPKNVFTINDESNAGNVIKWLNKRFINAEGKAIIYGSSLDAYTAINTLLSLGIPGHRIAMVQPPQRFTVTCFNNPTVQEAVHSTMAQAGVELYQGHFLAQWNDGKGVSADGEVYCASFTSETKPLKLECSMFFCYSRKAVDYEAFKAINDSCLVYDGRLVIDALFHTNDLSIRAAGPLTKFQRKYQAEQWTHANFNSKEVGRSLASTMLRLFDPTIENDLAPPQEPHCLIPLYQGAKVQGGVMPGELHYLHYGKPGLDMPLEVQMAQADYGREIITVDSQQNYFRLHLNHYSNIQTVTCLSHQPIDVSNLLCLYNVHERFLNNLVSRFDEGLVKDLYSYFRETWSLAIFHDRFTDFRQEVRELLVQRPAVDVNSLEEKVRELISQDLLLESHDRKYLVEEFERQGNKRSVETRLLSFLSYNYYHLPMYAKPGMV from the exons GTGAGCTGTCCTACAGGAGCCGACGTTGGCAAACTGGtcactaacaaggaggtacccAACAATCCTGATCGCAGATACGTTGGTCCCAAACCCAAGAACGTCTTCACCATCAACGATGAGAGCAATGCTGGAAATGTCATCAAGTGGCTCAACAAGAGGTTCATAAACGCTGAAG GCAAGGCCATCATATACGGTAGCAGCTTGGATGCCTATACTGCCATCAACACCCTCCTATCCCTGGGTATACCCGGTCACCGCATCGCGATGGTACAACCCCCTCAACGCTTCACCGTGACCTGCTTCAACAACCCCACCGTCCAAGAAGCGGTGCACAGCACCATGGCACAGGCCGGAGTAGAGCTCTATCAAGGCCACTTCCTGGCCCAGTGGAATGATGGGAAGGGTGTGTCGGCGGACGGCGAGGTGTACTGCGCCTCGTTCACCTCCGAGACCAAGCCTCTCAAACTGGAGTGTTCGATGTTCTTCTGCTACAGCCGCAAGGCGGTCGACTATGAAGCTTTCAAAG CAATCAATGACAGCTGCCTGGTTTATGATGGCCGGTTGGTCATCGATGCCCTCTTCCATACTAATGACCTCTCCATTAGGGCTGCAGGACCACTCACCAAGTTCCAGAGGAAGTACCAAGCAGAGCAATG GACTCATGCCAACTTCAACTCCAAGGAGGTTGGCCGATCCCTGGCCTCTACCATGCTCCGTCTGTTTGACCCTACCATTGAGAATGACCTCGCCCCACCCCAAGAGCCTCATTGTCTCATACCCCTCTACCAGGGGGCCAAGGTACAGGGCGGGGTCATGCCAGGGGAGCTCCATTACCTCCATTACGGCAAACCCGGTCTTGACATGCCTCTAGAGGTCCAGATGGCACAGGCGGACTAT GGTCGTGAGATCATAACAGTGGATTCTCAGCAGAATTACTTCCGGCTTCATCTTAACCACTACTCTAACATCCAGACGGTCACATGCCTCTCCCATCAG CCGATCGACGTGTCCAACCTGTTGTGCCTGTACAACGTCCACGAGAGATTCTTGAACAACCTGGTATCAAGGTTCGATGAAGGACTCGTCAAAGATCTCTACTCTTACTTCCGAGAGACGTGGAGTCTAGCCATCTTCCATGATAGATTCACAGACTTCAGACAGGAGGTCAGAGAGCTCCTTGTCCAGAGACCG gCCGTTGATGTGAATTCACTGGAAGAAAAAGTCAGAGAGCTTATCTCACAAGATCTGTTG TTGGAAAGCCATGACCGCAAATATCTGGTCGAGGAGTTTGAAAGACAAGGTAACAAGAGGTCTGTGGAGACGAGACTACTAAGCTTCTTGAGCTATAACTACTACCACCTTCCTATGTACGCAAAACCAGGCATGGTCTAA